In a genomic window of Erigeron canadensis isolate Cc75 chromosome 5, C_canadensis_v1, whole genome shotgun sequence:
- the LOC122602355 gene encoding beta-amyrin 28-monooxygenase-like, with translation MDTLVLVSSILVPTITIFFLHHFLTGKSNIPGKYGWPLIGESIDYFKKLRSGTNEKFVMQRKKLFGNVFKTSILGEKMAFLCGPEGNKFLFSQENKLVEVWWPSSVESIIKKSNNKSVTAESAKVRQLLPPFLRAHAVKNYIADMDSELKQHLEEYWTGHDKVEVCPFVAKYTFALAVKLLLGVRDGTELEKLAKPFVDAAGGIIAVPINIPGTRFNRGVKASNKIREVINDIIAQRRKDLADGIATPSQNLLSHMIVEVDKRNEDTSNAPTTDGDMSSDLLGLLIGGYDTINTTVVFIMMTLVDHPDVYEGVLKEQMEIAQGKAPGELLNWDDLRKMKYSWNVACEVLRMRPPTVGAFRVAKKDFTFGGFTIPKGWKLHYIPHYTQKNPEYFPNPEKFDPSRFEGDGPAPYTYVPFGGGARMCPGNEYARAEILVFMYNIVTRYNWKMLIPDEKVVIDPLPRPVHGLPIKLIPHQAQT, from the exons ATGGATACTCTTGTGCTAGTTTCCTCCATACTTGTGCCCACCATCACCATCTTCTTTTTGCACCATTTTCTCACCGGGAAATCAAACATTCCCGGCAAATATGGCTGGCCACTCATCGGTGAAAGCATCGATTATTTCAAGAAGCTTCGAAGTGGCACCAATGAGAAGTTTGTCATGCAAAGAAAGAAACTATTTGgaaatgtttttaaaacatCAATTCTTGGTGAAAAAATGGCGTTTTTGTGTGGCCCCGAAGGCAACaagttcttgttttctcaagAAAATAAGCTTGTTGAAGTATGGTGGCCTAGTTCGGTTGAGAGTATCATCAAGAAATCAAATAATAAGTCTGTCACTGCTGAGTCAGCCAAGGTGCGACAATTGTTGCCTCCCTTCTTGAGAGCTCACGCGGTTAAAAATTATATCGCAGACATGGATTCCGAATTGAAACAGCATTTGGAGGAATATTGGACCGGGCACGATAAG GTTGAGGTATGCCCATTTGTTGCGAAATACACATTTGCATTGGCCGTAAAGTTGCTATTAGGAGTGCGTGATGGGACCGAGTTAGAGAAGCTTGCGAAGCCGTTTGTGGATGCAGCAGGTGGAATCATTGCGGTCCCAATCAACATTCCGGGAACGAGGTTTAATCGTGGAGTTAAAGCATCAAACAAAATTCGAGAAGTCATAAACGACATTATTGCCCAACGAAGAAAGGACCTTGCGGATGGAATTGCCACTCCATCTCAAAATTTGCTTTCTCACATGATTGTCGAGGTTGATAAGAGGAATGAGGATACAAGTAACGCTCCCACGACTGACGGTGACATGTCGAGCGACTTACTTGGATTGCTCATCGGTGGTTACGATACCATCAACACCACGGTCGTGTTCATTATGATGACTCTTGTCGATCATCCTGACGTATACGAAGGAGTACTAAAAG AGCAAATGGAGATAGCACAAGGGAAAGCACCCGGTGAGCTATTGAACTGGGACGACTTGCGTAAAATGAAGTACTCGTGGAATGTAGCTTGTGAAGTGCTAAGGATGCGTCCTCCGACGGTTGGGGCTTTCCGTGTTGCGAAAAAAGATTTCACTTTTGGTGGTTTCACAATTCCCAAAGGATGGAAG CTACATTACATACCACATTACACTCAAAAGAACCCTGAATACTTTCCAAATCCTGAGAAATTCGACCCCTCGAGATTTGAAGGAGACGGGCCCGCACCTTACACGTACGTGCCATTCGGAGGTGGTGCACGGATGTGCCCCGGAAACGAGTATGCAAGGGCAGAAATATTGGTGTTTATGTACAACATAGTAACAAGATATAATTGGAAAATGCTTATTCCAGATGAAAAAGTTGTCATTGACCCACTTCCGAGGCCCGTTCATGGACTTCCAATTAAGCTCATTCCCCATCAGGCCCaaacataa
- the LOC122598848 gene encoding E3 ubiquitin-protein ligase Topors yields MDKLQNTNLKSSSVSNQYYRSCKRKPYINHKHDFILKKLKPAIQNSKSCPICMTHQIKQPAVISVCLHTYCTHCILKWSQFKTKCPLCNAVFVSLFLDIDLLSLTYRTRYLSGPVVKESSTRFSNSNVGGIYARRRDFMVQRREQVNVNRKTRPLPRQRSFGQSSKESILHWRASIYEQNMCAVPCPSRKSLKQGFGGSKSYKEMLLQKIEPWIHRELHAVLEDPNPTILVHLVTSLYISSLEETPSVPSGVKDNYLERLRPFLLGQTNTFWHELRCFAESSFNMETYDTVVKYVKWSN; encoded by the exons ATGGATAAACTACAAAACACTAACCTTAAATCATCATCTGTATCTAACCAATACTACAGAAGCTGCAAAAGGAAACCATACATAAATCACAAACATGACTTTATActtaaaaaactaaaaccaGCAATCCAAAACAGTAAATCTTGCCCAATCTGTATGACCCACCAAATTAAACAACCAGCTGTTATTTCTGTTTGCTTACATACTTACTGCACCCACTGTATTCTTAAATGGAGTCAATTCAAAACAAAGTGTCCCCTTTGTAATGCTGTATTTGTTTCTCTGTTTCTTGATATTGATCTTCTTTCTTTGACTTATCGTACTCGATATTTGTCGGGTCCTGTTGTTAAGGAATCTAGTACGAGGTTTAGTAATAGTAATGTTGGTGGTATATATGCTAGAAGAAGAGATTTCATGGTCCAAAGAAG AGAACAAGTAAACGTTAACAGAAAAACAAGGCCGTTACCAAGGCAGAGGTCATTTGGGCAGTCCAGTAAAGAGAGCATTTTGCATTGGCGTGCCAG CATATATGAGCAGAATATGTGTGCTGTACCTTGTCCTAGTAGAAAGTCACTTAAGCAG GGTTTTGGGGGAAGTAAGAGTTACAAGGAAATGCTACTACAAAAAATAGAGCCATGGATACACAGGGAACTCCATGCTGTTCTTGAGGATCCAAATCCAACTATACTTGTTCATTTGGTGACCTCACTCTATATCTCAAGCCTTGAAGAAACACCTTCTGTTCCTAGTGGGGTAAAAGACAACTATCTTGAACGTTTGCGGCCTTTTCTGCTTGGACAGACTAATACATTCTGGCATGAACTCAG ATGTTTTGCAGAAAGCTCATTCAACATGGAAACATATGACACAGTAGTCAAATATGTAAAATGGTCAAATTGA